From Acidobacteriota bacterium:
TTCGTTTCGGCGCGGATCTTCCGCCGGTCGCTGGCGTACACCCAGGCCGAGTGGCAGACCCTCCGGTTCGGCGGCCTCCCCTCCCACCTGCTCCGGGGCTGGACCGCCGGCTGGCAGGTGTTCATGAACATGTTCATCCTGGGCTGGGTGGGCATCGCCATGGGCAAGGTCTGCCATTACCTGTTCGGCTGGCACCCGTTCATCGGCCTGACCGCCTTCTCGGCGGCATGCGCCGTCTATGTGCTGGCCGCCGGCTACTGGGGCGTGGTGATGGCCGACTTTCAGCAGGGAATCATCGCCTTCATCGCCATCCTGATCGTCTCGTTCTGGGGCATCGCCCAGGCCGGCGGCCCGGCGGCGATCGTGGCCAAACTCGAGGCGCTGGGCCAGGCGCACCGGCTCAACCCGTTCGCCTTCACCGGCTGGTTCGGAGGCGATTTCCCCATCGCCTGGTTCCTGACCATGGTGGTCATCGCGGTGATCGGCGGTTTCGGCATGGGCACCAGCATCGACTGGTACGCCGAAGCCCAGCGCATCCAATCGGCCCGATCGGTCAAGGACGCCGCCTGGTGCATCTGGAGCGGCACCGCGCTGGTTCTCACCCGCAACGCCATCTGGGGCGCGGCGGTGCTGGGCTTTTTCGTGCTGTACCCCAACCTGACCGAGGTCAAGGACTATGAGATGGCCTGGTTCCGGCTGGGCTTCGACACCCTGCCGGCCGGGATGCTGGGTTTCTTCTTCGCCGCCATTGTGGCCATCCACATCTCCACCATCTCCACCCACCTGAACCTGGGTGCGGTGTACATGACCCGCGATCTGTATCACCATTACCTGCGGCCCGAGGCGAACGAGTACCAGCTTGTATGGGTGGGCCGGATTTCCACGCTGCTGCTGCTCCTGGGCTCATTTGTCTTCGGCTCCATCATGGAAAACATCACCGCGTGGCTGATCTTCGCCCTGTGGATCATGGCGGCCGGCGTGTGGCTGCC
This genomic window contains:
- a CDS encoding Na+:solute symporter, whose protein sequence is MVELSFLDWFWIIAFMVLMVGSGVLFYRLGKRSEADFFLAGRGLPWWLPASSVYATHTATDTPMWVSGVIYKHGLAGLWYTFFSAWCAISAFVSARIFRRSLAYTQAEWQTLRFGGLPSHLLRGWTAGWQVFMNMFILGWVGIAMGKVCHYLFGWHPFIGLTAFSAACAVYVLAAGYWGVVMADFQQGIIAFIAILIVSFWGIAQAGGPAAIVAKLEALGQAHRLNPFAFTGWFGGDFPIAWFLTMVVIAVIGGFGMGTSIDWYAEAQRIQSARSVKDAAWCIWSGTALVLTRNAIWGAAVLGFFVLYPNLTEVKDYEMAWFRLGFDTLPAGMLGFFFAAIVAIHISTISTHLNLGAVYMTRDLYHHYLRPEANEYQLVWVGRISTLLLLLGSFVFGSIMENITAWLIFALWIMAAGVWLPNILQVVWWRFNGWAYLASWIANLVLSWLVVWVLPAFGVIPALQDYQQFWLLMVLGALIYVPVTFLTKPEDMKHLVKYYAMSRPIGWWGPVRREAEKLGLL